A portion of the Eubacterium maltosivorans genome contains these proteins:
- a CDS encoding oleate hydratase, whose protein sequence is MNKDKLGKALAAGAGAAMAAAATAATVAATKKMRRQQQEESENAVQNRDYGDKQVYFVGGGIASLAGAAYLVRDANFKGENIHILEGMDILGGSNDGIGTPEKGFVCRGGRMLNEETYENFWDLFSSIPSLDNPDRDVTTEILNFDHAHPTHARARLIDKDGKILDVYSMGFNNEDRMAMARLLATPEKDLDNLTIEDWFNRTPHFFETNFWYMWQTTFAFQKWSSLFELKRYMERMILEFSRIETLEGVTRTPYNQYDSLILPLKAYLKDHGVQFEINTKVVDIDFKDGEGITATAIHIEKKGKPEEIILKDGDVCIVTNGCMTDSATLGDMKKPAPEPKEPSMSGELWGKIAAKKAGLGNPEPFFGNVQETKWESFTVTCKGNQFLKMIEDYSGNIPGSGALMTFKDSSWLMSIVVAAQPHFRNQPMDTTIFWGYGLYPDREGDYVKKPMKDCTGAEILKELIYQLHFEEHEKELMDSVVNVVPCMMPYIDAQFQPRAMSDRPAVVPEGSTNFAMISQFVEIPEDMVFTEEYSVRAARTAVYTLFDIKKPIIPVTPYKRDPKVLAKALKTAYR, encoded by the coding sequence ATGAACAAAGATAAATTAGGTAAAGCTCTGGCTGCTGGCGCCGGTGCTGCTATGGCGGCAGCTGCAACAGCAGCGACAGTGGCAGCAACTAAAAAAATGCGCAGACAGCAGCAAGAAGAAAGTGAAAACGCGGTCCAGAACCGTGATTACGGTGATAAGCAAGTCTACTTTGTGGGCGGCGGTATCGCCAGCCTGGCCGGAGCCGCTTATCTGGTACGTGACGCTAACTTTAAAGGAGAAAATATCCATATTCTTGAAGGGATGGATATCCTTGGCGGAAGTAATGATGGTATCGGCACGCCGGAAAAAGGCTTTGTGTGCCGCGGAGGAAGAATGCTGAATGAAGAGACTTATGAAAATTTCTGGGATTTATTTTCATCCATTCCGTCTTTAGATAACCCGGATCGTGATGTCACCACAGAAATCCTGAACTTTGACCATGCACATCCAACCCATGCGCGGGCACGTCTCATTGACAAGGACGGGAAAATTTTAGATGTCTACAGCATGGGCTTTAATAATGAAGACCGTATGGCTATGGCCAGGCTTTTGGCAACTCCGGAAAAGGATCTAGACAACCTGACCATCGAGGATTGGTTTAACCGTACACCGCACTTTTTCGAAACCAATTTCTGGTATATGTGGCAGACCACCTTTGCTTTCCAGAAATGGAGCAGCTTGTTTGAGCTTAAACGCTATATGGAAAGAATGATTCTTGAATTTAGCCGTATTGAGACACTGGAAGGCGTTACCCGTACGCCCTACAACCAATATGACAGCCTGATCCTGCCGCTTAAAGCCTACCTGAAAGATCACGGTGTTCAGTTCGAGATTAATACCAAGGTTGTGGACATTGACTTTAAAGATGGCGAAGGGATTACCGCAACTGCCATTCATATAGAAAAGAAGGGTAAACCGGAAGAAATCATTTTGAAGGATGGCGATGTGTGTATTGTCACCAATGGCTGCATGACAGACAGCGCAACACTCGGTGATATGAAAAAACCAGCGCCGGAGCCAAAAGAACCCTCCATGTCTGGCGAGCTGTGGGGTAAAATTGCCGCGAAGAAAGCCGGACTCGGCAATCCAGAGCCTTTCTTTGGTAATGTGCAGGAGACAAAATGGGAAAGCTTTACGGTTACCTGTAAGGGTAATCAATTCCTGAAGATGATCGAGGATTACTCCGGCAATATTCCCGGAAGCGGCGCTTTAATGACCTTTAAGGATTCCAGCTGGCTTATGAGCATTGTCGTGGCCGCTCAGCCGCATTTTAGAAACCAGCCCATGGACACCACAATTTTCTGGGGCTATGGCCTGTACCCTGACAGGGAAGGCGACTATGTTAAGAAGCCCATGAAGGATTGTACCGGAGCGGAAATTTTGAAAGAGCTGATCTATCAGCTTCATTTTGAAGAACATGAAAAGGAACTGATGGACTCCGTTGTCAATGTGGTACCGTGCATGATGCCATATATTGACGCCCAGTTCCAGCCAAGGGCCATGAGTGACCGTCCTGCAGTGGTTCCGGAAGGCTCCACCAATTTTGCCATGATCAGCCAGTTTGTAGAAATTCCTGAGGATATGGTCTTCACAGAGGAATACTCCGTAAGAGCTGCCCGGACCGCGGTCTATACTCTGTTTGACATTAAGAAACCCATTATTCCCGTTACGCCTTATAAACGCGACCCGAAAGTTCTGGCAAAAGCGCTGAAAACAGCGTACCGTTAA
- a CDS encoding DUF917 domain-containing protein, which translates to MRTLGINEIEDIALGASLLGAGGGGDPYIGKLMAMDAIKTCGDVTMMDPEEIGDDDLVIPIAMMGAPTVLAEKGINGSEYKRLYDMVSQFYGKEIKGFFPIEAGGVNSMLPIAASARLGIPLVDVDGMGRAFPELQMVTFTLGGVSATPMALTDEKGNTCIFETITNKWTEDLARAVTLTCGGSVCIALYGMDGATMKKWGVKNIITRSQKLGTAIRGIKQLDKNRTPEASFLTQTGGYKIFKGKITDVLRETTGAFNLGHVMLDGISEYRGQQAEVTFQNENLTATVNGRIKATVPDLICLVDTETFIPVTTDALKYGKRVMAVGLPCYDLWRTPQGLEMVGPRYFGCDTDYIPLEERLSGKENA; encoded by the coding sequence TTGAGAACGCTTGGTATTAACGAAATCGAAGACATCGCCCTGGGCGCGTCCCTCTTGGGCGCTGGCGGCGGTGGCGATCCCTACATTGGCAAGCTCATGGCCATGGATGCCATCAAAACCTGCGGCGACGTCACCATGATGGACCCTGAAGAAATCGGTGACGATGACCTGGTTATTCCCATCGCCATGATGGGGGCGCCCACTGTACTGGCCGAAAAGGGCATAAACGGCAGCGAGTACAAACGCCTTTACGATATGGTCAGCCAGTTCTACGGCAAAGAAATCAAGGGCTTCTTTCCCATCGAAGCCGGCGGTGTCAACAGTATGCTGCCCATTGCAGCCTCAGCCCGCCTGGGCATCCCCCTCGTGGATGTCGACGGTATGGGCCGGGCCTTTCCAGAGCTTCAGATGGTCACCTTTACCCTGGGCGGCGTCAGTGCTACTCCCATGGCCCTGACCGATGAAAAGGGCAATACCTGTATCTTTGAAACCATCACAAACAAGTGGACCGAAGACCTCGCCCGGGCAGTCACCCTGACCTGCGGCGGATCTGTCTGCATTGCACTGTATGGCATGGATGGCGCTACCATGAAAAAATGGGGCGTCAAAAATATCATCACCCGTTCCCAAAAGCTGGGCACTGCCATCAGGGGCATCAAGCAGCTTGATAAAAACAGAACACCTGAAGCGAGCTTTCTTACGCAGACCGGCGGTTACAAAATTTTCAAGGGCAAAATAACCGATGTGCTGCGTGAAACCACCGGCGCTTTTAATCTGGGCCATGTTATGCTGGACGGCATTTCTGAGTACCGCGGGCAACAGGCCGAGGTAACCTTCCAAAACGAAAACCTGACCGCAACCGTCAATGGCCGTATAAAGGCAACGGTTCCCGACTTGATCTGTCTGGTCGATACGGAAACCTTTATTCCTGTGACGACCGACGCCTTAAAATATGGCAAACGGGTTATGGCCGTAGGACTGCCCTGCTATGATCTATGGCGCACACCACAGGGGCTTGAAATGGTCGGGCCGCGTTATTTTGGGTGTGATACAGATTATATTCCGCTGGAAGAACGCTTATCTGGAAAGGAGAACGCATAA
- a CDS encoding methionyl aminopeptidase, whose protein sequence is MQEIKIGRNDPCWCGSGKKYKKCHEEMDEKIAGFALKGHMVPKRSMLKTPEQIEGIRVSGKINIAVLDEVASQIKEGMTTEEIDKIVYDTTVKMGGRPAPLGFEGFPKSVCTSINEEVCHGIPSEHIVLRDGDIINVDVSTEYKGYYSDSSRMFCIGAVSPEKKKLVEVTRECVKKGLEQVKPWNFMGDVGNAVHEHALKNGYTVVQEIGGHGIGLDFHEEPFVSFVTRPGTEMLLVPGMVFTIEPMVNMGTDEIYQDDENGWTIYTDDGKPSAQWEVTVAVTETGHEVLVY, encoded by the coding sequence ATGCAGGAAATTAAAATCGGACGAAATGATCCCTGCTGGTGTGGCAGCGGTAAGAAATATAAAAAGTGTCACGAGGAAATGGATGAAAAGATCGCGGGCTTCGCGCTTAAGGGACATATGGTGCCAAAGCGAAGTATGCTCAAGACACCGGAGCAGATCGAAGGTATCCGGGTCAGCGGGAAGATTAATATCGCTGTTCTGGACGAAGTGGCCAGCCAGATTAAAGAAGGCATGACCACCGAGGAAATTGATAAAATCGTTTATGATACGACTGTGAAAATGGGCGGGAGGCCTGCCCCTTTAGGCTTTGAGGGCTTTCCGAAGAGTGTCTGCACATCCATTAACGAGGAGGTTTGCCACGGTATTCCGTCAGAGCACATTGTTCTGCGGGACGGGGATATCATCAATGTGGATGTGTCCACCGAGTATAAGGGCTATTACTCAGACTCCTCCCGTATGTTTTGCATTGGAGCAGTAAGCCCCGAAAAGAAAAAGCTGGTAGAGGTGACCAGAGAGTGTGTTAAAAAAGGCCTGGAGCAGGTAAAGCCTTGGAATTTTATGGGAGATGTGGGCAACGCGGTACACGAGCACGCGCTTAAGAATGGTTATACCGTGGTTCAGGAAATCGGCGGGCATGGCATCGGGCTGGATTTTCATGAAGAGCCCTTTGTCAGCTTTGTAACCAGACCTGGCACAGAGATGCTGCTTGTCCCCGGTATGGTTTTCACCATTGAACCCATGGTTAATATGGGAACTGATGAAATATACCAGGACGATGAAAATGGCTGGACCATTTATACCGATGACGGGAAGCCCTCGGCACAGTGGGAGGTTACTGTTGCAGTGACCGAAACAGGCCATGAAGTGCTGGTATATTAA
- a CDS encoding hydantoinase/oxoprolinase N-terminal domain-containing protein: MYKIGIDVGGTNTDAVVVDENRNIIAGIKHTTSEDIYSGILGALKDVLREADIDRSQVNQAMLGTTQCTNAIVERKKLAPVAVIRLAAPAMQGIMPMVDWPVDLTDFVIATTTVAGGYEFDGREIAPFDEAGARAFFEDIKGKTQSIAISCVFSPVRNEHEDRCAELAREVLGPDVHISKSSEIGTLSFVERENATILNAALYEVAESFTKGFAKSLADEGIENADIFLSQNDGTLMTMDFARRYPILTIACGPTNSIRGASYLSRLHDAVVIDVGGTTTDFGVIQHDFPRESSFAATIGGVRTNFRMPDVISIGLGGGSVVREENGEITVGPDSVGYQITEKALIFGGNTITATDIAVRLGMAEVGDPSRTDSIELDFAESAMAVIREMIEDSIDQMKISNDAIDVVLVGGGSIIVPKELTGARQVAKPDYFGIANAIGSAISKVSGTYERLISYDEIPRDEALKNARAEASSLAVEAGAIPEAIAIIDVEDVPLAYYPGNTSRLKVKAAGDLA, from the coding sequence ATGTATAAAATAGGAATTGACGTTGGCGGTACAAATACCGACGCCGTTGTCGTAGATGAAAATCGAAACATCATCGCAGGCATTAAGCACACCACTTCCGAAGATATTTATTCGGGTATTCTGGGCGCTTTGAAGGATGTGCTTCGCGAAGCCGATATTGACCGCTCACAGGTTAATCAGGCCATGCTCGGCACCACTCAGTGTACCAATGCCATTGTGGAGCGTAAAAAGCTGGCTCCAGTGGCTGTAATTCGTCTGGCGGCGCCGGCTATGCAGGGCATTATGCCCATGGTGGACTGGCCGGTAGATCTGACTGATTTTGTCATTGCCACCACGACAGTAGCCGGTGGTTACGAATTTGACGGCAGAGAAATTGCCCCGTTTGACGAAGCTGGCGCACGCGCTTTTTTTGAAGATATCAAAGGTAAAACACAGTCCATTGCCATCTCCTGCGTTTTCTCCCCGGTGCGGAACGAGCATGAAGACCGCTGTGCCGAGCTGGCCCGAGAAGTGCTGGGACCCGATGTCCACATTTCAAAATCCAGTGAAATCGGAACACTAAGCTTTGTTGAAAGAGAGAATGCGACCATTTTGAACGCTGCCCTGTATGAGGTTGCCGAAAGCTTTACTAAAGGCTTTGCCAAAAGTCTGGCAGACGAAGGCATTGAAAACGCCGATATTTTTCTGAGCCAGAATGACGGTACCTTAATGACCATGGATTTTGCAAGACGCTACCCTATCCTCACCATCGCCTGCGGGCCCACCAACTCTATCCGCGGCGCCTCCTATCTGAGCCGTCTACACGACGCTGTTGTCATCGACGTCGGCGGCACTACAACAGACTTCGGGGTCATTCAGCATGATTTTCCGCGAGAAAGCAGCTTTGCCGCCACCATTGGCGGTGTACGGACAAACTTCCGCATGCCAGACGTCATATCCATCGGCCTCGGCGGCGGGTCTGTTGTCCGTGAAGAAAACGGCGAAATCACCGTGGGGCCAGACAGTGTGGGTTATCAGATAACTGAAAAAGCCCTGATTTTCGGTGGCAATACCATAACTGCCACCGACATTGCAGTCCGTCTGGGTATGGCCGAGGTGGGCGATCCTTCAAGGACAGACAGCATTGAACTGGATTTTGCCGAGAGCGCTATGGCTGTTATCCGTGAAATGATCGAAGACAGTATTGACCAGATGAAAATTTCCAACGATGCTATCGACGTGGTACTGGTGGGTGGCGGTTCGATCATTGTTCCAAAAGAGCTGACAGGTGCCCGCCAGGTAGCAAAACCAGACTATTTTGGTATTGCCAATGCCATCGGCTCAGCCATCTCCAAGGTCAGCGGGACCTATGAAAGGCTGATATCCTATGATGAAATCCCCAGGGATGAGGCTCTTAAAAACGCCCGTGCAGAGGCCTCAAGCCTGGCTGTTGAGGCCGGAGCAATCCCCGAGGCCATAGCCATCATTGATGTTGAGGATGTTCCTCTGGCCTACTATCCCGGCAATACCAGCCGTTTGAAAGTCAAGGCAGCTGGTGATCTGGCCTAA
- a CDS encoding alkaline phosphatase family protein, translating into MKLKKTTLNAVLKHFDLEPSDFGSAVARASDGYAVEISEDMLWQKDVVLVFEADDRRLSLRVYVRRERAMYCVRDVVSLTLLPRAEAVPVESVLFFDTAVQGMKKEPYIAYGEDAEAIKAADFLDGYFEEKPEFIKAEMVDGLVKREQYSVFSKGFLKLTGKNAIQFTAPDLPAGMRMKGIQTLYVGKTASVSLKMAFEKSERKELLGRAFLEDILPAADRLKLMGTDGTRVEIDRQDALGARFYQETNGTASCEINGKTFKNILKLESCRALPKLSDNSASPSGNKLVMRLEPVSQIEPLGVIDGEASDLYTPGGLYQKAGTLRFYPQWDEEGKLCAIVPGTTLTDSAVSGQTTRSLAVGKDGGMFNIGSNPIELRGNTIFGRRLDGNPFEMAGLFITEPETTIMNTAWDALECLKNDEKIMIIELDGFGLNIYRKALSLGKLPFLSAQPMQRAMTVFRPVSHSGLAAMLTGTTPDVNGIHNRKGRTLLMPDLFERCMAMGKECAYIEGYIKLINTSEEPVLNPSRGDSTTDKAVFESALRAVKKWPDLLFIHFHGIDDDATTYGPYASETMERVLKNDAMVSRLAEEWAGSIIVTADHGLHEEKDFDSRGSHGVFCAEDMLVPYIYIKKDHSE; encoded by the coding sequence GTGAAGCTGAAGAAAACAACCCTGAACGCAGTTTTGAAACATTTCGATCTGGAGCCATCGGATTTTGGAAGTGCAGTTGCCCGCGCCTCAGATGGCTATGCCGTTGAAATTTCAGAAGATATGCTTTGGCAGAAGGATGTGGTGCTGGTCTTTGAGGCTGATGACAGACGGTTATCCCTGCGGGTGTATGTCCGCAGGGAAAGAGCCATGTACTGTGTACGTGATGTGGTAAGCCTGACCCTGCTGCCCAGGGCGGAGGCAGTACCTGTGGAGTCGGTGTTGTTCTTTGATACGGCAGTGCAGGGTATGAAAAAAGAACCCTATATAGCTTATGGAGAAGATGCTGAAGCCATTAAGGCCGCTGATTTCCTCGATGGTTATTTTGAGGAGAAGCCGGAGTTTATCAAGGCAGAAATGGTCGATGGGCTGGTCAAACGGGAGCAGTATTCAGTCTTCAGCAAAGGATTCTTAAAGCTGACGGGTAAAAACGCCATACAGTTTACAGCCCCCGATTTGCCAGCAGGTATGCGGATGAAGGGAATACAGACCCTGTACGTTGGAAAGACAGCGTCTGTCAGCCTGAAGATGGCTTTTGAAAAAAGCGAGCGCAAAGAGCTTCTGGGCAGAGCTTTTCTGGAAGACATACTGCCAGCAGCAGACCGCTTAAAACTTATGGGCACAGATGGCACCCGGGTTGAAATCGATCGTCAGGATGCGCTTGGAGCGCGTTTTTATCAGGAAACAAATGGAACGGCGTCGTGTGAAATAAACGGGAAAACATTTAAAAATATCCTTAAGCTGGAGTCCTGCAGGGCGCTGCCAAAGCTTTCAGACAATTCAGCAAGCCCGTCCGGCAACAAGCTGGTTATGCGTCTGGAGCCAGTCTCTCAGATCGAGCCTCTTGGCGTTATCGATGGCGAAGCCTCAGATCTTTATACACCAGGGGGCCTGTATCAGAAGGCAGGTACCCTTCGGTTTTATCCGCAGTGGGACGAAGAGGGAAAGCTCTGCGCGATTGTGCCGGGGACAACTTTGACAGACAGCGCTGTTAGCGGGCAGACAACCCGGAGCCTTGCAGTTGGGAAGGATGGAGGCATGTTTAATATCGGCAGTAACCCCATTGAGCTTCGGGGAAATACGATTTTTGGCCGGCGGCTGGATGGAAACCCTTTTGAGATGGCCGGCCTTTTTATCACTGAACCCGAAACCACTATTATGAATACAGCCTGGGATGCCCTTGAATGTCTGAAAAATGATGAAAAAATTATGATTATTGAGCTGGATGGCTTTGGACTGAATATTTACAGAAAGGCTCTGTCCTTAGGTAAACTCCCCTTTCTGTCAGCACAGCCCATGCAGCGTGCGATGACAGTGTTCCGGCCGGTATCCCACTCCGGTCTGGCTGCCATGCTCACCGGGACAACACCAGATGTCAACGGTATTCATAACCGAAAGGGCCGCACGTTATTAATGCCCGATCTCTTTGAACGATGTATGGCCATGGGGAAGGAATGCGCCTATATCGAAGGCTATATCAAGCTTATCAACACCTCGGAGGAACCGGTGCTCAACCCCAGCCGGGGAGACTCTACAACGGATAAAGCTGTTTTTGAGTCTGCGCTCAGGGCAGTGAAAAAATGGCCAGACCTTCTTTTTATCCATTTTCACGGGATCGACGATGACGCGACCACCTACGGCCCATATGCCAGCGAGACCATGGAACGGGTATTAAAAAATGATGCCATGGTAAGCCGGTTGGCAGAGGAGTGGGCTGGTAGCATCATCGTTACCGCTGACCACGGGCTTCATGAGGAGAAAGACTTTGACAGCAGGGGAAGCCACGGCGTATTCTGCGCGGAGGATATGCTGGTGCCCTATATTTACATTAAAAAGGACCATTCAGAATGA
- a CDS encoding CDP-alcohol phosphatidyltransferase family protein — protein sequence MKAKEIFSIPNILSYVRILLIPMFIGIYINAQTTRDYYLAALIILISGLTDFADGQIARRFNMITELGKALDPVADKLTQAAIVFSLMFRYQSMIFVVILFVIKELFMLVNDLVLMRKGKKLGGAMWYGKVSTAVFYVLTFILIAFPEISTVWANVLMGVTGFFLLLSFIMYGRVFFQMHREAAEEKKKQ from the coding sequence ATGAAAGCAAAAGAAATTTTCAGCATTCCCAACATTTTATCCTATGTACGCATTTTATTGATCCCAATGTTCATTGGGATTTACATCAATGCCCAAACGACCCGGGATTATTATCTGGCGGCGCTTATCATCCTGATTTCTGGGTTGACAGATTTTGCGGATGGTCAGATCGCAAGGCGGTTTAATATGATCACAGAGCTTGGCAAGGCGCTGGACCCGGTGGCGGATAAGCTCACCCAGGCGGCCATTGTTTTCAGCTTGATGTTCCGCTACCAGAGCATGATTTTTGTGGTTATTCTATTTGTGATCAAAGAACTTTTTATGCTGGTCAATGATCTTGTCCTTATGCGCAAGGGTAAGAAGCTGGGCGGCGCTATGTGGTATGGCAAGGTATCTACGGCGGTGTTCTATGTGCTCACCTTTATTCTCATCGCGTTTCCGGAAATCAGTACAGTATGGGCGAATGTGCTTATGGGCGTTACAGGTTTTTTCCTGCTGCTGTCCTTTATTATGTACGGACGTGTGTTTTTTCAAATGCACCGTGAGGCGGCTGAGGAGAAAAAGAAACAGTAA
- a CDS encoding PucR family transcriptional regulator, translating to MSVTVADLLKLPCLREARVAGGHTGLDRFVGSISVLEYADPGALVDSFFENPSFVPGSEIVLSGFINIKDDVNAQCRVLKRLSDGGEAALILYYVGIYLPCIDKKLVEMADTLGFPLIYMPENRLDFRYSEVITQTMETIFMDQNKDPHFVSAMLERITQLPDNRRTLGNVLRMLSDRLRSSLILFDHALTHPEIAAWPISAADYLSNILPALTEAGLNSGPLVLKEENLTLYSTVLPVQTDNTPRMNLALISENPVQNLSALEDAAEVLRLFINIWNKKEGTIGYSELIRSILNDEPLKMRRLADILGIDVASIHTMWLVRPDNDRSALLNEQILKICRDFMQSQHLTGPSDIYDNTVVLFIQDTPLSSQMLAHAENLMACLEKESIPVSFGFFTNQADTASVRKSFLLYQNHLKNTRTLYPASSLVSQAELGFAADCAETIARGEAMVRQVTAPLEPLLHSDSNIQEELLATLSVYLLDAQANVTRTAELLYLHKNTVKYRLHKINSLLVYPVTKMPESNLLYTALSVRRLLDGQ from the coding sequence ATGAGCGTCACTGTAGCTGATTTATTAAAGCTGCCCTGTCTCAGGGAAGCCCGTGTGGCGGGCGGCCATACCGGTCTTGACCGTTTTGTAGGCTCCATCTCTGTTTTGGAGTATGCCGACCCTGGCGCCCTGGTAGACAGCTTCTTTGAAAATCCATCCTTTGTGCCAGGCAGCGAGATTGTCCTCAGTGGCTTCATCAATATTAAGGATGATGTCAATGCACAATGCCGTGTGCTCAAACGGCTAAGTGATGGGGGCGAGGCGGCCCTTATCCTTTATTATGTTGGCATCTACCTGCCATGCATTGATAAAAAGCTCGTTGAGATGGCCGATACCCTGGGCTTTCCACTCATCTATATGCCAGAAAACCGGCTAGATTTCAGATACAGCGAGGTTATCACCCAGACCATGGAAACCATCTTTATGGACCAGAACAAGGACCCCCATTTTGTGAGCGCCATGCTGGAACGCATTACCCAGCTTCCAGACAACAGACGTACCCTTGGCAATGTGCTGCGCATGCTCAGCGACCGCCTTCGTTCCTCCCTGATTCTTTTTGACCATGCCCTCACCCATCCTGAAATTGCCGCCTGGCCTATCTCAGCAGCTGATTATCTCTCTAATATTCTGCCAGCGCTTACCGAGGCTGGTCTGAACTCCGGACCCCTTGTATTAAAGGAAGAAAACCTAACGCTGTACAGCACTGTTCTGCCGGTTCAGACCGACAATACTCCCAGAATGAATCTGGCGCTGATATCAGAGAATCCTGTTCAAAACCTATCCGCCCTTGAGGATGCCGCCGAAGTGCTGCGCCTTTTTATAAATATTTGGAATAAAAAAGAGGGCACCATTGGCTACAGCGAGCTAATCCGTTCAATTTTAAATGACGAACCCCTGAAAATGCGCCGGCTGGCTGATATTCTGGGCATCGACGTCGCGTCGATCCATACCATGTGGCTTGTCCGGCCAGACAACGACCGATCTGCACTGCTCAATGAACAGATTCTAAAAATCTGCCGTGATTTTATGCAGAGCCAGCATTTGACAGGCCCCTCAGATATTTATGACAACACCGTGGTGCTCTTTATCCAGGATACGCCGTTATCCTCACAAATGCTGGCCCATGCCGAAAACCTGATGGCCTGTCTGGAAAAAGAATCCATTCCGGTTAGCTTTGGCTTTTTTACCAACCAAGCCGATACCGCCAGTGTGCGCAAGAGCTTTCTGCTCTATCAAAACCATCTAAAAAACACTAGGACCCTCTACCCTGCCAGTTCCCTTGTCTCCCAGGCAGAACTGGGCTTTGCCGCAGATTGTGCTGAGACCATCGCCAGAGGCGAAGCCATGGTCCGGCAAGTCACCGCTCCTCTCGAGCCGCTGCTCCATAGCGACTCCAACATACAGGAAGAGCTGCTTGCCACCCTATCAGTTTACCTCCTCGACGCCCAGGCCAATGTCACCAGGACGGCAGAACTTTTGTACCTGCATAAAAACACGGTAAAATACCGGCTTCATAAAATCAACAGCCTCCTTGTCTACCCGGTGACTAAAATGCCTGAAAGCAATCTGCTTTATACAGCCTTGTCTGTGAGAAGACTGCTGGACGGCCAGTAG
- a CDS encoding transglutaminase domain-containing protein codes for MFKKLIKVIFAVLIVMTVGLVGVSFFAPKDKDAVTDEQVSQTMAEDHFLSNPYSGFSLLGVDEKKTYLRLTDKLDNYESAVELGDNKISVDSLNRVWTAIQQDKPEYFWLDSYTYHYDQETGMVTDVSFNFNYNTDEIKRRQGEIEAVTAGIKTGISPEMDDYAKVKTVHDYIVSHTEYDLDSEDNQNICSVFLNNRSVCAGYSKALQYVLKDIGIFSNYVTGNAVGRGPHAWNLVQMDGEYYYVDVTWDDPSFDDITWEDPALRADPPLSIEYVYFGLTTEELLKSHTFDNTLSTYPGFTATADNYYVRENMLFDLNNDDEQARFIDTLRDTLDNGGVMEARFTEAGMVDRALTGIEESDLLNESGVRYLRYDENQVLIIWRP; via the coding sequence ATGTTTAAAAAATTGATTAAAGTCATATTTGCAGTGCTGATTGTCATGACCGTTGGGCTGGTTGGCGTATCTTTTTTTGCCCCAAAGGATAAGGATGCTGTTACAGATGAGCAGGTAAGTCAGACAATGGCAGAGGATCACTTTTTATCCAATCCTTACAGCGGATTTTCACTGCTGGGTGTGGATGAGAAAAAAACTTACCTTCGGCTGACAGATAAGCTGGACAATTATGAAAGTGCAGTAGAACTGGGCGATAACAAAATATCGGTAGACAGCCTGAACCGTGTCTGGACAGCCATTCAACAGGATAAGCCAGAATATTTTTGGCTGGACAGCTACACCTATCACTATGACCAGGAGACAGGGATGGTGACAGACGTCAGCTTTAATTTTAATTACAATACCGATGAGATCAAGCGGCGTCAGGGTGAAATTGAGGCGGTGACAGCAGGTATAAAAACCGGCATTTCACCAGAAATGGACGACTACGCCAAGGTCAAAACGGTTCATGACTATATCGTCAGCCATACCGAATACGATCTTGATTCAGAGGACAATCAGAATATATGCTCAGTTTTCTTAAATAACCGTTCTGTCTGTGCCGGTTACAGCAAGGCCTTGCAGTATGTGCTTAAGGATATTGGTATCTTTTCAAATTATGTTACAGGCAACGCAGTGGGAAGAGGCCCCCACGCCTGGAATCTGGTACAGATGGACGGAGAATACTATTATGTGGATGTAACCTGGGATGATCCGAGCTTTGATGATATTACCTGGGAGGACCCGGCCCTTCGGGCAGACCCGCCGCTGAGCATCGAGTATGTTTATTTTGGACTCACAACAGAAGAGCTTTTGAAAAGCCATACCTTTGATAATACACTGAGCACATATCCAGGCTTCACGGCAACAGCGGATAATTATTATGTCAGAGAAAATATGCTTTTCGATTTAAATAACGACGACGAACAGGCGCGTTTTATTGACACCTTAAGGGATACTCTCGATAACGGCGGCGTTATGGAGGCCAGGTTTACAGAAGCAGGTATGGTGGACCGCGCCCTGACCGGTATTGAGGAGAGCGATCTTTTAAACGAGTCAGGCGTCCGCTACCTGAGGTATGATGAAAATCAGGTGCTGATTATCTGGCGACCCTGA